Below is a window of Gemmatimonadales bacterium DNA.
GCCGACGGGCCGCTGGTGGGGCTCGTCCTTGCAAGCACGGGCCCCGACCGGTGCTGGGTGACCGAGCGCTGGGCCGAGGTGGCCGGCGCGCTCCGCGCCGAGTGCGGCGCGCGCTGCGTTCTCCTGGGTGCGACCTCAGGGTACGAAGTCGCGACCGCGCAGGCCATCCTCGCGGGTACCACCGCCGAGCCGATCAACGCGCTGGGCTCCGGCCTGCGCGTGCTGCTCGCGTTGCTGGAAGCGTGCGATATCGTCGTCGCGCCCGATACCGGGCCGTTGCACATGGCCGTGGCGATGGAAGTGCCGGTCGTCGGGCTGTACGGCTACACCAATCCGAAGCGGGCTGGTCCGTACCGCAGGTTCGGCGAACTGTTGGTGGATGCGTATGGGGATCCGGGAGAGGACTACCGGGCCGCGCGCGCCTATCGGACGGGGCGCATGGCCCGCATCACGGCGCGCGAAGTCATCGAAAAGGTCAGGCTGGGACTGGCCCGCTACGCCCCCGCTCCGCCCTGGCGCCGCGCCGGCACAGCCAACGGCCAACGGCCAACGGCTAACGGCTAACGGCCAACGGCCAACGTCTAACGGCTAGCGGCCAACTCTCCGAACCTGTACTCCAACCCCACTTCGGCCAGCAGCGCCACGAGCCGGACAAGCCCCAGCCCCAT
It encodes the following:
- a CDS encoding glycosyltransferase family 9 protein; protein product: MPRHVCIVMLTALGDAVRVLPVVNALKRHDPATRITWALQPGPAALVRGHPAIDEIVLFERARGWRAFLDYRRAMRGRRFDLVLGLQSYLKAGILTALTPAPVRLGYDRARAHDFNWLFTNRRIPPRVPGHVQDEFLEFVTALGIPAEPVEWKLAPTPEERAQARSMIGGADGPLVGLVLASTGPDRCWVTERWAEVAGALRAECGARCVLLGATSGYEVATAQAILAGTTAEPINALGSGLRVLLALLEACDIVVAPDTGPLHMAVAMEVPVVGLYGYTNPKRAGPYRRFGELLVDAYGDPGEDYRAARAYRTGRMARITAREVIEKVRLGLARYAPAPPWRRAGTANGQRPTANG